One stretch of Amycolatopsis sp. NBC_00345 DNA includes these proteins:
- a CDS encoding fatty acid desaturase family protein, with amino-acid sequence MTMTTAQLGPSLIDEMGEELDALRQRVVDDLGAVDADYIRKVIAVQRLCEVSGRVLLFAGWFPPAWLGGVAALSVSKILDNMEIGHNVLHGQYDWMKDPALNSQTFEWDMVCPSGQWRRSHNFMHHTYTNVLDKDRDVGYGILRITEDQEWHPYYLGNPVYAAAQALFFEYGIMLHDLEVDRIVQGKRGWADVRPLVAPMLRKVAGQAGKDYLLYPALTGPLAPLTLAANVSANLVRNLWAFSIIFCGHFPDGAEVFTEEQAEDESRGGWYLRQMTGSANISGSPLFHLMSGNLSHQIEHHLFPDIPSRRYPQIAGEVRAICEKYGLPYNTGSLSKQLGSVVRKIFRLALPGKSS; translated from the coding sequence ATGACGATGACCACCGCTCAGCTCGGCCCCTCACTGATCGACGAGATGGGCGAGGAACTCGACGCGCTGCGCCAGCGGGTGGTCGACGACCTCGGCGCCGTCGACGCCGACTACATCCGCAAGGTGATCGCGGTGCAACGGCTGTGCGAGGTGTCCGGCCGGGTCCTGCTGTTCGCCGGCTGGTTCCCGCCCGCGTGGCTCGGCGGGGTCGCCGCCCTGTCGGTGTCGAAGATCCTCGACAACATGGAGATCGGCCACAACGTCCTGCACGGCCAGTACGACTGGATGAAGGACCCCGCGCTCAACTCGCAGACCTTCGAGTGGGACATGGTCTGCCCGAGCGGCCAGTGGCGCCGCTCGCACAACTTCATGCACCACACCTACACCAACGTCCTCGACAAGGACCGCGACGTCGGCTACGGCATCCTCCGCATCACCGAGGACCAGGAGTGGCACCCGTACTACCTCGGCAACCCGGTCTACGCCGCCGCGCAGGCGCTGTTCTTCGAGTACGGCATCATGCTGCACGACCTGGAGGTCGACCGGATCGTGCAGGGCAAGCGGGGCTGGGCGGACGTCCGGCCGCTGGTCGCGCCGATGCTGCGCAAGGTGGCCGGCCAGGCGGGCAAGGACTACCTGCTCTACCCCGCCCTCACCGGACCCTTGGCACCGCTCACGCTGGCGGCGAACGTCAGCGCGAACCTGGTGCGCAACCTGTGGGCGTTCTCGATCATCTTCTGCGGCCACTTCCCCGACGGCGCCGAGGTGTTCACCGAGGAGCAGGCCGAGGACGAGAGCCGCGGCGGCTGGTACCTGCGCCAGATGACCGGCTCGGCCAACATCAGCGGCAGCCCGCTGTTCCACCTGATGTCGGGCAACCTCAGCCACCAGATCGAGCACCACCTGTTCCCGGACATCCCGTCGCGGCGCTACCCGCAGATCGCCGGCGAGGTCCGCGCGATCTGCGAGAAGTACGGGCTGCCGTACAACACCGGCTCCCTGTCGAAGCAGCTCGGTTCGGTGGTGCGCAAGATCTTCCGGCTCGCGCTGCCCGGAAAGAGCTCGTGA
- a CDS encoding S9 family peptidase, protein MEISEFGSWATPITAELITQSAARVTDVQADGDTVVWSEARPEEGGRVQLVRRDADGTITELLPDGFDARTSVHEYGGGDWWVRDGVVWFANWRDQRLYRLDGGEPEALTPEPEVPRGDRYADGGFSPDGTRLVVVRERHPAGGGGAADVRNELVELHPDGAPEVLVSGPDFVAGPRFSPDARRLAWVSWNHPDMPWDDTVLTVRDLGTGEDTVVAGGPGESVAEPRWLPDGTLHFVSDRTGWWNLYRWTPGGQVEPAVVLDAEIGVPGWQLGTARYAALPGGRTVFARWTGGRDGLAVAAADGTVTDLDLPFTAIRAVRATGTGEVVVLAGSPTAEPGVYAVTAEGAVRSLREPRDTGIATEYLSVPEAIDFPSGERVSHALFYPPANPGHAGPGGSRPPLIVIVHGGPTGNASPVLSLGVQYWTSRGFAVVDVNYAGSTGFGRAYREQLRGTWGVLDVADCLAAARWLAAEGRVDGEKLLIRGGSAGGYTVLAALVREDTPFAAGTDMYGVADLEALAADTHKFESRYLDRLIGPYPEARDVYADRSPIHRVDAFARPLLVLQGADDPVVPPNQSELIVNALRARKVPVAYLLFEGEQHGFRRADTIRRSLDAELSFYSQIFGFPLPPGEAIEPVEVENLP, encoded by the coding sequence GTGGAGATCTCTGAGTTCGGGTCCTGGGCCACGCCGATCACGGCGGAGCTGATCACCCAGTCGGCGGCGCGCGTGACGGACGTGCAGGCCGACGGCGACACGGTCGTCTGGTCGGAGGCGCGTCCCGAAGAGGGCGGCCGGGTCCAGCTGGTCCGCCGCGACGCCGACGGGACCATCACGGAGCTGCTGCCCGACGGCTTCGACGCGCGCACGTCCGTGCACGAGTACGGCGGCGGCGACTGGTGGGTCCGTGACGGCGTCGTCTGGTTCGCGAACTGGCGCGACCAGCGCCTGTACCGCCTCGACGGCGGCGAGCCCGAAGCGCTGACGCCCGAGCCCGAGGTGCCGCGCGGCGACCGGTACGCCGACGGCGGCTTCAGCCCGGACGGCACCCGCCTGGTCGTGGTGCGGGAACGGCACCCGGCCGGCGGCGGGGGAGCCGCCGACGTCCGCAACGAGCTGGTCGAGCTCCACCCGGACGGGGCGCCGGAAGTACTGGTGAGCGGCCCCGATTTCGTGGCCGGCCCGCGGTTCTCCCCGGACGCGCGACGGCTCGCCTGGGTGTCGTGGAACCACCCGGACATGCCGTGGGACGACACCGTGCTGACCGTGCGGGACCTCGGCACCGGCGAGGACACGGTGGTGGCGGGTGGCCCCGGCGAGTCCGTCGCGGAGCCGCGCTGGCTTCCCGACGGCACGCTGCACTTCGTCTCCGACCGCACCGGCTGGTGGAACCTGTACCGCTGGACGCCCGGTGGCCAGGTGGAGCCCGCCGTGGTGCTGGACGCCGAGATCGGCGTTCCGGGCTGGCAGCTGGGCACGGCCCGGTACGCCGCGCTGCCCGGCGGCCGCACGGTCTTCGCCCGCTGGACCGGCGGGCGGGACGGCCTCGCGGTCGCGGCCGCCGACGGCACCGTGACCGACCTCGACCTGCCGTTCACCGCGATCCGCGCGGTCCGGGCGACCGGGACCGGCGAGGTCGTGGTGCTCGCCGGTTCGCCGACCGCGGAGCCCGGCGTCTACGCCGTCACGGCCGAGGGCGCGGTCCGGTCGCTGCGCGAGCCCCGCGACACGGGCATCGCGACCGAGTACCTGTCGGTGCCCGAGGCGATCGATTTCCCTTCGGGCGAAAGGGTTTCGCACGCGCTGTTCTACCCGCCCGCGAACCCGGGCCACGCCGGCCCCGGCGGCAGCAGGCCGCCGCTGATCGTGATCGTCCACGGTGGACCGACGGGGAACGCGTCACCCGTGCTGTCGCTGGGAGTGCAGTACTGGACGAGCCGCGGGTTCGCCGTCGTGGACGTCAACTACGCGGGCTCGACCGGCTTCGGCCGCGCGTACCGCGAACAGCTGCGTGGCACCTGGGGCGTGCTCGACGTGGCCGACTGCCTCGCGGCCGCCCGCTGGCTCGCGGCCGAGGGGCGTGTCGACGGGGAGAAGCTGCTGATCCGCGGCGGCTCGGCGGGCGGTTACACCGTGCTGGCCGCGCTCGTGCGCGAGGACACGCCGTTCGCCGCCGGCACCGACATGTACGGCGTCGCCGACCTGGAGGCGCTGGCCGCCGACACGCACAAGTTCGAGAGCCGCTACCTGGACCGGCTGATCGGCCCGTACCCCGAGGCCCGCGACGTGTACGCGGACCGCTCGCCGATCCACCGCGTGGACGCGTTCGCCCGGCCGCTGCTGGTGCTGCAGGGCGCCGACGACCCGGTGGTGCCGCCGAACCAGTCCGAGCTGATCGTCAACGCCCTGCGCGCGCGGAAGGTCCCGGTCGCGTACCTGCTGTTCGAAGGCGAGCAGCACGGCTTCCGGCGGGCGGATACCATCCGCCGCTCGCTCGACGCGGAGCTGAGCTTCTACAGCCAGATCTTCGGCTTCCCGCTGCCCCCGGGCGAGGCCATCGAGCCGGTCGAGGTGGAGAACCTGCCCTGA
- a CDS encoding ESX secretion-associated protein EspG encodes MADRFEFTLDTVEALVVGQATGGDIRQFPLRIGTVPADPSRFVRVATQVYRGMEDRRLSVQGELHPAVRTAFGLLAESRVSVAVSGVDGLGSDLAVLALTDGRQAVGVTQDPRSDDLTFSLFPDEDLVEVITGVLPAARAATTPAQTVHREAPKEVSAMTARRRAEAAEDKDETDAFGSLRIVKTRSGRGRARPGEQSGGDVLQQVMAAPRLGGGHILTTGHGRFGELLSGDPMSWLDTEDGRYLVHTTTGPAGELSANYVPAGRAGVARAVQQAISAVY; translated from the coding sequence ATGGCGGACAGGTTCGAGTTCACGCTCGACACGGTCGAGGCCCTGGTGGTCGGACAGGCGACCGGCGGTGACATCCGGCAGTTCCCGTTGCGGATCGGCACGGTGCCCGCGGACCCGTCGCGGTTCGTGCGCGTCGCGACGCAGGTCTACCGGGGCATGGAGGACCGCAGGCTGTCCGTGCAGGGCGAGCTGCACCCGGCGGTGCGCACCGCGTTCGGGCTCCTCGCCGAGTCGCGTGTGTCGGTGGCGGTGAGCGGGGTCGACGGCCTCGGCTCGGACCTGGCGGTGCTCGCGCTGACCGACGGGCGGCAGGCGGTCGGCGTCACGCAGGACCCGCGGTCGGACGACCTGACCTTCTCGCTGTTCCCCGACGAGGACCTGGTGGAGGTCATCACCGGCGTGCTGCCCGCGGCGCGCGCGGCGACCACCCCCGCACAGACCGTGCACCGGGAGGCCCCGAAGGAGGTGTCCGCCATGACGGCTCGGCGGCGCGCCGAGGCCGCCGAGGACAAGGACGAGACCGACGCGTTCGGCAGCCTCCGCATCGTCAAGACGCGGTCCGGGCGTGGCCGTGCGCGGCCGGGCGAGCAGTCCGGCGGAGACGTGCTGCAGCAGGTGATGGCGGCGCCCCGGCTGGGCGGCGGGCACATCCTCACCACCGGCCACGGCCGCTTCGGCGAGCTTCTCAGCGGCGATCCGATGAGCTGGCTGGACACCGAGGACGGCCGGTACCTCGTCCACACGACCACCGGCCCGGCCGGTGAGCTGAGCGCGAACTACGTGCCGGCCGGACGTGCGGGCGTGGCCCGCGCGGTGCAGCAGGCGATTTCCGCCGTCTACTGA
- a CDS encoding PucR family transcriptional regulator: MKGLLLRLSAVDADAEAAVRVIVCFDELVTHRASLPDLVRSAAALAECPAGLERDGGATLRFGPDGAVPAEPEPDSAVSSAVEPGGRVWLERRSPGPLDDLVLERFAIAARLLAGPGPAVATPHLADPALVELVLGEQAADEDRARALVLLGLAAGKPLRVVAVGTDDGSDPGAAAVALMARGGAPPATRVAVVGDVAAVLLQPREGAGTVVSSLRTALAERARERGATGSVRVGVGDPADGLEARRSWLQARLAERFAVPGAEPVVAHDELGSLTLLAELPPERLRAQPDVRALDDLAATPAGAADVATLEAFCRTGSLRQAALALHRHHSSVAGRLAHVEDALGWRLDDPGDRFRARLALLARRLAARG, encoded by the coding sequence ATGAAAGGGCTGCTCCTGCGCCTGTCCGCCGTCGATGCCGACGCGGAGGCCGCGGTACGGGTGATCGTGTGCTTCGACGAGCTGGTCACGCACCGGGCGAGCCTGCCGGACCTGGTGCGTTCGGCGGCGGCGCTGGCGGAGTGCCCGGCCGGGCTGGAACGGGACGGCGGCGCCACCCTGCGCTTCGGCCCGGACGGCGCCGTCCCGGCTGAGCCGGAGCCGGACTCGGCGGTGTCTTCGGCAGTGGAGCCGGGCGGGCGGGTCTGGCTGGAACGCCGGTCGCCCGGCCCGCTCGACGACCTTGTGCTGGAGCGGTTCGCGATCGCCGCGCGGCTGCTCGCCGGGCCCGGCCCGGCGGTGGCCACGCCGCACCTGGCCGATCCCGCGCTGGTCGAGCTGGTGCTGGGGGAGCAGGCCGCGGACGAGGACCGCGCGCGGGCGCTGGTGCTGCTCGGGCTGGCCGCGGGCAAGCCGCTGCGCGTGGTCGCGGTCGGCACCGACGACGGCAGCGACCCGGGCGCGGCGGCCGTCGCGCTGATGGCCCGCGGCGGGGCACCCCCGGCGACGCGGGTGGCGGTGGTCGGCGACGTCGCGGCGGTCCTGCTGCAGCCGCGTGAAGGCGCGGGCACGGTCGTCTCGTCGCTGCGGACCGCACTGGCCGAACGGGCGCGGGAACGCGGTGCGACGGGCTCGGTCCGCGTCGGCGTCGGCGACCCGGCCGACGGCCTCGAAGCGCGCCGTTCCTGGTTGCAGGCGCGGCTGGCCGAGCGCTTCGCCGTGCCCGGCGCGGAACCGGTGGTCGCCCATGACGAACTCGGCTCGCTCACCCTGCTGGCCGAGCTCCCGCCGGAGCGGCTGCGGGCCCAGCCCGACGTCCGCGCCCTCGACGACCTCGCCGCCACCCCGGCCGGCGCCGCCGACGTCGCGACGCTGGAAGCCTTCTGCCGCACGGGATCCCTGCGCCAGGCGGCCCTCGCGCTGCACCGCCACCACAGCTCGGTCGCCGGGCGGCTCGCCCACGTGGAGGACGCGCTGGGCTGGCGCCTCGACGACCCGGGCGACCGCTTCCGGGCCCGCCTGGCCCTGCTCGCCCGCCGCCTCGCCGCCCGCGGCTGA
- a CDS encoding CPBP family intramembrane glutamic endopeptidase — translation MVVPGHVGSEARLAPTGLRGLIGRRRLTSFFVLAFGLSWLAWTPYVLSGNGLGVLPFRFPVVLGTTQLFAVLPGAYLGPILAAYVVTRVAEGRAGVRRWAGRLLKWRVNWRWYAGILLGVPLALTVTSLPFAGGWANVHLPAVTVLVAYLPALVLQMVTTGLAEEPGWRDFALPHLQPRFGALRGTLILGPLWGAWHLPLFLTEWGGWPDVDWVLPVEFIAAAVVLSVIMTWVFNRTGESLPLAMLLHTSVNNFFSVAWPAMFPAIDPHGAAHIQLIASTVIAAVLLIATRGRLGYRGKTEAGG, via the coding sequence ATGGTAGTTCCCGGCCACGTGGGCTCCGAAGCCCGCCTCGCGCCGACCGGTCTCCGCGGTCTCATCGGCCGTCGCCGGCTGACCAGTTTCTTCGTGCTGGCGTTCGGGCTGAGCTGGCTCGCCTGGACCCCGTACGTGCTGTCCGGCAACGGTTTGGGCGTGCTGCCGTTCCGGTTCCCGGTGGTGCTCGGCACCACGCAGCTGTTCGCCGTGCTGCCCGGCGCCTACCTCGGCCCGATCCTGGCGGCGTACGTCGTCACCCGGGTCGCCGAGGGTCGCGCCGGGGTCCGGCGGTGGGCCGGGCGCCTGCTGAAGTGGCGGGTGAACTGGCGCTGGTACGCCGGGATCCTGCTCGGCGTGCCGCTCGCGCTGACCGTGACGAGCCTCCCGTTCGCGGGCGGCTGGGCGAACGTCCACCTGCCGGCGGTGACGGTGCTGGTCGCCTACCTGCCCGCGCTGGTGCTCCAGATGGTCACGACGGGGCTCGCGGAAGAGCCCGGCTGGCGCGACTTCGCGCTGCCCCACCTGCAGCCGCGGTTCGGCGCGCTGCGCGGCACCCTGATCCTCGGCCCGCTGTGGGGTGCCTGGCACCTGCCGCTGTTCCTGACGGAGTGGGGCGGCTGGCCGGACGTGGACTGGGTGCTGCCGGTCGAGTTCATCGCCGCGGCCGTGGTGCTCAGCGTGATCATGACCTGGGTGTTCAACCGCACCGGCGAAAGCCTGCCGCTGGCCATGCTGCTGCACACCAGCGTGAACAACTTCTTCTCGGTCGCCTGGCCGGCCATGTTCCCGGCGATCGACCCGCACGGCGCAGCCCATATCCAGCTGATCGCCTCGACGGTGATCGCGGCCGTCCTGCTGATCGCGACCCGGGGCCGGCTCGGCTACCGGGGCAAGACCGAGGCGGGCGGCTGA
- a CDS encoding alpha/beta hydrolase, with product MTYAFDPEIAAAVPMLPEQDFSDLPAARLRMKEMFAELTDEPDTTGVTFREEQVPGPDGAPDVRVLVYTPDRIAEPSLLFDVHGGGFIVGDADMGHEGNLGLARDLGVVVVSVDYRLAPEAPYPAGLEDCYAALVWTAKHAGELGVDPERIVIHGVSAGGGLCAALALLARDRGGPAIAFQFLGVPEIDDRLETPSMRAFVDTPLWNRPRAEFSWDCYLGPGVRGTEGVPAHAAPARATDLTGLPPAYISVMEFDPLRDEGIAYAQGLLAAGVTTELHLFPGTFHGSGLMKQATISRREAAEAKAVLARALGVEPA from the coding sequence GTGACCTACGCCTTCGACCCGGAGATCGCCGCCGCGGTCCCGATGCTCCCCGAGCAGGACTTCTCCGACCTGCCGGCGGCCCGCCTGCGGATGAAGGAGATGTTCGCGGAGCTGACCGACGAGCCCGACACCACCGGCGTCACCTTCCGCGAGGAACAGGTGCCAGGGCCGGACGGCGCGCCCGACGTGCGGGTGCTCGTCTACACCCCGGACCGGATCGCCGAACCGTCCCTGCTCTTCGACGTGCACGGCGGCGGGTTCATCGTGGGCGACGCGGACATGGGCCACGAGGGCAACCTCGGGCTGGCGCGCGACCTCGGCGTCGTCGTGGTGTCGGTGGACTACCGCCTCGCGCCCGAGGCGCCGTACCCGGCCGGGCTCGAGGACTGTTACGCGGCGCTGGTCTGGACGGCCAAGCACGCCGGCGAGCTGGGCGTCGACCCGGAGCGCATCGTCATCCACGGCGTCAGCGCGGGCGGCGGGCTGTGCGCCGCGCTGGCCCTGCTGGCGCGCGACCGCGGCGGCCCGGCGATCGCGTTCCAGTTCCTCGGCGTGCCGGAGATCGACGACCGGCTGGAGACGCCGAGCATGCGCGCGTTCGTCGACACCCCGCTGTGGAACCGGCCGCGCGCGGAGTTCAGCTGGGACTGCTACCTCGGCCCGGGCGTCCGCGGCACCGAGGGCGTCCCGGCGCACGCCGCGCCGGCCCGCGCGACGGACCTGACCGGCCTGCCGCCCGCCTACATTTCGGTGATGGAGTTCGACCCGCTGCGGGACGAGGGCATCGCCTACGCCCAGGGCCTCCTGGCCGCCGGCGTCACCACCGAGCTGCACCTGTTCCCGGGCACCTTCCACGGCTCGGGCCTGATGAAACAGGCGACGATCTCGCGCCGTGAAGCGGCCGAGGCGAAGGCCGTGCTGGCCCGGGCGCTGGGGGTCGAGCCCGCCTAG
- a CDS encoding beta-class carbonic anhydrase — MSVTDELLANNAEYAAGFTGPLPLPPAKHVAVVACMDARINVYGVLGLNEGEAHVIRNAGGVITEDEIRSLAISQRLLGTEEIILIHHTDCGMLTFTDDEFKKSIQEDVGVKPAWAAEAFADLDTDVRQSLTRIRTSPFIPKKDSVRGFVFDVATGKLNEVG, encoded by the coding sequence GTGAGTGTCACCGACGAACTGCTGGCCAACAACGCCGAGTACGCCGCGGGCTTCACCGGCCCGCTGCCGCTGCCGCCCGCCAAGCACGTCGCGGTCGTGGCGTGCATGGACGCGCGGATCAACGTCTACGGCGTCCTCGGCCTGAACGAGGGAGAAGCGCACGTGATCCGCAACGCGGGCGGCGTGATCACCGAGGACGAGATCCGCTCGCTGGCGATCAGCCAGCGGCTGCTGGGCACCGAGGAGATCATCCTCATCCACCACACCGACTGCGGGATGCTGACCTTCACCGACGACGAGTTCAAGAAGTCCATCCAGGAGGACGTCGGCGTCAAGCCCGCCTGGGCCGCCGAAGCCTTCGCCGACCTCGACACCGATGTGCGGCAATCGCTCACGCGGATCCGCACCAGCCCGTTCATCCCCAAGAAGGACTCGGTGCGCGGGTTCGTCTTCGACGTCGCGACCGGGAAGCTGAACGAAGTCGGCTGA